The following proteins are encoded in a genomic region of Sulfurospirillum arsenophilum NBRC 109478:
- a CDS encoding ATP-binding protein: protein MIEISKRLLRIAGRTNAHYNLINEGDKILLGLSGGKDSLSLAHVLKHMQRVAPFDFEFKAVTIAYGMGEDLQTLHNHCLEHEIDHEIVDTKIFDLAQDKIRENSSFCSFFSRMRRGALYTYALEHGYSKLALAHHLDDAVESFFMNFSHNGALRSMPPIYKAQNGLQVIRPLIHVRERQLRDCAMDANMPIIGDEACPAMRFDVKMPVMRARTKEMLVNMEKENPDLFISLKKAFENIQTSSFSDARFLEQ, encoded by the coding sequence ATGATCGAAATTAGTAAACGCCTTTTACGCATCGCAGGACGAACCAATGCCCACTACAATCTCATAAACGAAGGCGACAAGATATTGCTAGGTCTTAGCGGGGGCAAAGACTCCCTAAGCCTTGCACATGTTTTAAAACACATGCAACGGGTTGCTCCATTTGATTTTGAATTTAAAGCGGTTACGATTGCGTATGGCATGGGTGAAGATCTTCAAACATTGCATAATCACTGTTTGGAACATGAAATTGATCACGAGATTGTGGATACGAAGATTTTTGATCTCGCGCAAGATAAAATTCGTGAAAATTCCTCTTTTTGTAGTTTCTTTTCGCGTATGAGGCGAGGGGCCCTTTACACCTATGCGCTTGAGCATGGTTATAGTAAACTTGCACTTGCTCATCACCTTGATGATGCTGTGGAGAGCTTTTTTATGAATTTTTCACACAATGGAGCACTTCGCTCAATGCCCCCCATCTACAAAGCACAAAATGGCTTACAGGTGATTCGTCCGCTTATTCATGTACGTGAGCGTCAACTACGCGATTGTGCAATGGATGCCAATATGCCAATTATTGGAGATGAGGCTTGTCCTGCAATGCGTTTTGACGTCAAAATGCCTGTTATGCGTGCTCGTACGAAAGAGATGCTTGTTAACATGGAAAAAGAGAACCCCGATCTTTTTATTTCACTCAAAAAAGCATTTGAGAATATTCAAACATCCAGCTTTAGCGATGCACGTTTTTTAGAGCAATAA
- the recO gene encoding recombination protein RecO: protein MQGYIINLNRVKDEDLIVTILTQNSIKTVYRFYGARHSTIHLGYKIDFEAIPSLKSSIPQLRSIMHLGTPWNNHRERMLIWQPFIRLFYTHLKDIATLDSFYFDLLEMCSSIWQKQNPKRIAIEAYIKLLTYEGRLHDDFICFNCEEEILEDLTLIRAFLPAHKTCAWNQTFELLHVKQLFEEQSTIALDDEQIDVLWKILLEGF, encoded by the coding sequence ATGCAAGGATACATCATCAATTTGAATCGTGTTAAAGACGAAGATTTAATTGTCACCATTTTAACGCAAAATAGTATTAAAACAGTTTATAGATTTTATGGTGCTCGCCATTCTACGATCCACTTAGGCTATAAAATCGACTTTGAAGCGATTCCATCTCTTAAATCATCTATACCACAGCTTCGCTCCATCATGCACCTTGGAACGCCTTGGAACAACCATAGAGAGCGTATGCTCATCTGGCAACCATTCATCAGACTCTTTTACACGCATCTTAAAGATATAGCCACTCTTGATAGCTTCTATTTTGATCTTTTAGAAATGTGCTCAAGCATCTGGCAAAAACAAAACCCTAAACGTATTGCTATTGAAGCGTATATCAAGCTTTTAACCTATGAGGGAAGATTACACGATGATTTTATCTGCTTTAACTGTGAAGAAGAAATTTTAGAGGATTTAACACTGATTCGAGCTTTTTTACCCGCACATAAAACATGCGCATGGAATCAAACGTTTGAGCTTTTACATGTAAAACAACTTTTTGAAGAACAAAGTACCATAGCACTGGATGATGAACAGATCGATGTGCTATGGAAAATTTTATTGGAAGGGTTTTAA